One window of the Triticum dicoccoides isolate Atlit2015 ecotype Zavitan chromosome 3B, WEW_v2.0, whole genome shotgun sequence genome contains the following:
- the LOC119277025 gene encoding RING-H2 finger protein ATL74-like, which produces MSMPVSMSGKASDPGSAWFGGGSRSPQPGPTHNVRLIAMAVAAFVSVLGLSLLLHLYICRVRRRNRRQAEAAAAALEAGSAAPKPAKVGLDPSAIAALPTAAYQETGEPGSGASECTICLGAMQEGEAVRALPACAHVFHVPCVDTWLASSSSCPVCRALVEPPPSPAAPAWVQEKQGLEKECAASGSSVPPCGLGASLMRMLNRERPLARRPTHGDHAHPMEMHVEDLESQQPQLQHSVDSN; this is translated from the coding sequence ATGTCGATGCCGGTGTCCATGTCCGGGAAGGCGAGCGACCCGGGTTCCGCCTGGTTCGGCGGCGGCAGCAGGAGCCCGCAACCGGGGCCGACACACAACGTGCGGCTCATCGCCATGGCCGTCGCCGCGTTCGTCTCCGTGCTCGGCCTCTCCCTGCTCCTGCACCTCTACATCTGCCGCGTCCGCCGCCGGAACCGCAGGCAAGCGGAGGCGGCCGCGGCAGCGCTCGAGGCCGGCTCGgcggcccccaagccggccaaggtCGGGCTGGACCCGTCGGCCATCGCGGCGCTGCCGACCGCGGCGTACCAGGAGACGGGCGAGCCGGGCAGCGGCGCAAGCGAGTGCACCATCTGCCTCGGCGCCATGCAGGAGGGCGAGGCGGTGCGCGCGCTGCCGGCCTGCGCCCACGTGTTCCACGTCCCATGCGTCGACACGTGGCTCGCGTCCAGCTCGTCGTGCCCGGTCTGCCGCGCCCTGGttgagccgccgccgtcgccggccgcGCCAGCGTGGGTGCAGGAGAAGCAGGGCCTGGAGAAGGAGTGTGCTGCAAGTGGGAGCTCGGTGCCACCGTGCGGGCTCGGCGCGTCGCTGATGCGGATGCTGAACAGGGAGAGGCCGCTGGCGCGGAGGCCGACGCACGGTGACCACGCGCACCCGATGGAAatgcatgtcgaggacttggaaagCCAGCAGCCCCAGCTGCAACACTCTGTGGATAGCAATTAG